In Argonema galeatum A003/A1, one DNA window encodes the following:
- the plsY gene encoding glycerol-3-phosphate 1-O-acyltransferase PlsY: MMVELSVNIALLLVAYLLGSFPTGYLAARILKGIDIRDQGSGSIGATNVLRTLGKGPAIVVLLVDAAKGAAAIAIAHFAYIISGNLSSNEGLSLPWLVALAGLAAIIGHSWPIWLNFKGGKSVATSLGILLAMSWQVGLGTLGVFAVVMAISRIVSLSSIVGAIAVSALMFGFGEPLPYLLFAIAAGIYVIWRHRANIERLLAGTEPKIGQKLQTETEQTT; encoded by the coding sequence ATGATGGTTGAGTTAAGTGTAAATATTGCATTGTTGCTTGTGGCTTATCTGCTAGGCTCTTTTCCGACTGGCTATTTAGCTGCTCGCATCCTCAAGGGAATTGATATTCGCGACCAAGGTTCTGGTTCGATTGGCGCAACGAATGTGTTGAGAACCCTGGGAAAAGGCCCAGCAATTGTGGTTTTGCTGGTTGATGCTGCTAAAGGTGCGGCTGCGATCGCGATCGCGCATTTTGCTTACATCATCTCTGGCAATTTGTCAAGTAATGAGGGATTATCTTTACCTTGGCTGGTGGCTTTGGCTGGATTAGCGGCTATAATCGGTCATAGTTGGCCAATTTGGTTGAATTTTAAAGGCGGTAAATCAGTTGCTACCAGTTTGGGGATATTGCTAGCAATGTCTTGGCAAGTTGGTTTGGGAACGTTAGGAGTTTTTGCCGTAGTGATGGCAATTTCGCGGATCGTATCGTTGAGTTCGATTGTGGGTGCGATCGCAGTTTCCGCCCTAATGTTTGGATTTGGTGAACCTTTGCCATATCTGCTGTTTGCGATCGCAGCTGGTATTTACGTTATCTGGCGTCATCGCGCCAATATCGAGCGTTTACTAGCAGGAACCGAACCAAAAATCGGGCAAAAATTACAGACAGAGACAGAACAAACTACATAA
- a CDS encoding Uma2 family endonuclease, translating into MLKYNPLHYLPSSEELPDSDDTPVDNELQDLIPGLLKAILALVWANRMDWFFGVDMGVYYDPEEPAIVPDGFLSLGVERVFDENLRRSYIFWEEDHIPPIMVLEIVSEKRRGEYTNKKNLYAELEVLYYVIYNPIRRRKSPLEVYRLVNGEYNLQPQDNPVWLPEIGLGIGRERGTYQGITREWLYWYDDRGSRLLTPEERILQAEQKAERLAEKLRELGIDPNSLN; encoded by the coding sequence ATGTTAAAGTACAACCCACTGCATTACTTACCCTCTTCCGAAGAACTACCCGACTCTGACGATACACCTGTGGATAACGAACTGCAAGATTTAATTCCCGGTTTACTCAAAGCAATCTTAGCTTTAGTTTGGGCGAACCGCATGGATTGGTTTTTTGGTGTTGATATGGGAGTATATTACGATCCCGAAGAACCTGCTATAGTGCCAGATGGATTTCTTAGTTTAGGAGTAGAACGGGTTTTTGATGAAAACTTGCGTCGAAGTTATATCTTTTGGGAAGAAGATCATATTCCCCCAATCATGGTGCTAGAAATTGTTTCCGAGAAACGGCGGGGAGAATACACCAACAAGAAAAACCTTTATGCAGAATTGGAAGTATTGTATTATGTAATATATAATCCCATTCGCCGTCGAAAATCACCATTAGAAGTATATCGTTTGGTGAATGGGGAATATAATTTGCAGCCGCAAGATAATCCGGTTTGGCTACCTGAAATTGGTTTAGGAATTGGTAGAGAACGGGGAACTTATCAGGGAATAACGCGGGAATGGCTTTATTGGTATGACGATCGAGGGTCAAGATTGCTAACGCCTGAAGAACGGATTTTGCAAGCGGAACAAAAAGCGGAAAGATTGGCGGAAAAGTTACGAGAATTAGGGATAGATCCAAATTCTTTAAATTGA
- a CDS encoding Uma2 family endonuclease, translated as MQAEEKKYYSPEEYLELEVNAEEKHEYIDGEIILMSGGMPNHNRITGNFYAALNFALKRQPYDVFVSDQRLWIPQRRIYTYPDVMVVQGALQLQEGRKDTITNPVMIAEILSKSTQAYDQGKKFKFYRTIPTFQEYVLIEQYSMHVERYYKTEPHQWIFSEYDGAESILALNTVPCEISLADLYDKVDFEGE; from the coding sequence ATGCAAGCAGAAGAAAAAAAATATTACTCTCCAGAAGAGTATCTAGAACTAGAAGTGAATGCAGAAGAAAAACATGAATACATTGATGGAGAAATAATCCTTATGTCCGGTGGAATGCCCAATCATAACCGTATTACTGGCAACTTTTATGCAGCCCTAAACTTTGCTCTTAAACGGCAACCTTACGATGTATTCGTCAGCGATCAGCGATTGTGGATTCCCCAGCGACGTATCTATACTTACCCTGATGTCATGGTAGTTCAAGGAGCTTTGCAACTCCAAGAAGGGCGAAAAGATACTATTACCAATCCAGTGATGATTGCGGAAATATTATCAAAATCAACTCAGGCTTATGATCAAGGCAAAAAATTTAAGTTTTACCGCACTATTCCCACTTTTCAAGAGTATGTATTGATCGAACAATACTCAATGCACGTTGAGCGATACTACAAAACAGAACCGCATCAATGGATTTTTTCTGAGTATGATGGTGCAGAATCAATCCTAGCTCTTAACACAGTTCCCTGTGAAATTTCTCTGGCAGATCTCTATGATAAAGTTGATTTTGAAGGAGAGTAA
- a CDS encoding BrnT family toxin, with amino-acid sequence MDVYFVLNGITFVWNSEKASRNPEKHDGITFQQAAEAFFDPFLVVVDASRNDEARDAVIGLDTRWNLLYVVHIEREENMIRIISARKATRQERAIYEN; translated from the coding sequence ATGGATGTATATTTCGTACTCAATGGCATTACCTTTGTTTGGAACAGCGAAAAGGCAAGTCGCAATCCTGAGAAGCATGACGGCATTACTTTCCAGCAAGCTGCTGAGGCATTTTTCGATCCCTTTCTCGTAGTTGTTGATGCTAGCCGCAATGATGAAGCAAGAGATGCTGTAATTGGGTTAGATACTCGATGGAATCTCTTATATGTGGTTCACATCGAACGTGAGGAGAATATGATTCGGATTATTTCAGCGCGTAAAGCAACTCGTCAGGAGCGAGCAATATATGAAAATTGA
- a CDS encoding DNA methyltransferase: protein MVQSISKFDIASQISRQPYYRTQLGSAYLGNSLELMAELPDESVDLICTSPPFALVRKKEYGNVDAHKYVEWFKAFAREFYRIIKPEGSLVIDIGGTWLKGFPVRSMYHFELVIELCKPKSEGGLGFFLAQELFWYNPAKLPTPAEWVTVRRERVKDAVNTVWWLSKDPHPKANNKRVLRPYSEAMKNLLKNGYDAKLRPSGHDISTKFQNDRGGAIPPNIIADPTCSSGAFIGLPVLGEFNWILEHDLAQPVNVISASNTASNDYYQRRCKEAGIKAHPARFPQALPEFVIALCTEPGDLVLDPFAGSNTTGRVAETLDRRWLAFELDQNYIKASQFRFEEDAPLVVTPLKERKVLKAKALALAPDYIDKSSTIDEQNSYIQLDLFQSHNNNMADQKLKFTYGHQFEPKTMNLPELVQLCVNCQPDRRLLQAEIAKRYYSSHSTQNDLQQGENRSKLAMNTFLSLRAYKLVESINDDDWQYQVTDLANEILAYQSDADEAATIFARHILTNLTGMSLLKAVEAINSRGDKPKLDLIGYELQEMGYSLSPNAIYVSTMRQWLQEAGVFEKTYEINWDRVYDILELDKDYIDEIYTLTSEQKYFLLAMLQMSIIELTKWNDIANYAVSVYKVRFPSKSFVKDIIQPLVEVGLIETEKTTGGRGAKPNLVKLTEKAQRELLSKLLESIADITEISQTELNRSFEDVVNDLDHADKHIKGKALELLAIWMIRLTSLRFTKWRKRDYETGQGEVDVLAASDRFVYHRWQIQCKNTKRVDVEVLAKEVGMTFVTGADVVMIVTTGEFTRDAFQYAYRMMEVSRYYMVLIQKEDIEAIKEDRTNIIKILDRRARRVFAKKELGLTDDAVDEIEIEEDSLTEFDGAFEEE, encoded by the coding sequence ATGGTGCAAAGTATTTCTAAGTTTGATATCGCCAGCCAAATTAGCCGTCAGCCCTACTACAGGACGCAGCTAGGTTCAGCTTACTTAGGTAATAGCTTGGAACTCATGGCAGAATTGCCAGATGAAAGCGTCGATTTAATTTGCACTTCTCCACCTTTCGCCCTAGTAAGAAAAAAAGAGTATGGTAATGTAGATGCTCATAAATACGTTGAATGGTTCAAGGCATTTGCCCGTGAATTCTATCGTATTATCAAGCCCGAAGGATCGCTAGTCATAGATATTGGAGGAACGTGGCTTAAAGGTTTTCCCGTGCGATCGATGTATCATTTTGAGTTAGTAATAGAGCTTTGCAAACCAAAATCAGAAGGTGGTTTGGGTTTCTTCCTCGCCCAAGAACTTTTTTGGTACAATCCAGCCAAACTTCCGACCCCTGCTGAGTGGGTTACAGTGCGGAGAGAAAGGGTGAAAGATGCTGTGAATACAGTTTGGTGGTTATCAAAAGATCCGCACCCTAAAGCCAATAACAAACGGGTTTTACGCCCTTACAGTGAGGCGATGAAAAACCTATTGAAAAATGGGTATGATGCCAAGTTACGCCCGTCTGGGCATGATATTTCTACTAAATTTCAGAACGATCGGGGTGGTGCTATTCCTCCAAACATCATAGCCGATCCTACGTGCAGTTCCGGCGCGTTCATTGGGCTGCCAGTATTAGGAGAATTTAATTGGATTTTAGAGCATGATTTAGCACAGCCTGTCAATGTTATCTCAGCTTCTAATACTGCATCTAATGATTATTATCAGCGACGATGTAAAGAAGCAGGAATTAAAGCTCATCCTGCTAGATTTCCCCAAGCATTACCTGAATTTGTCATAGCACTTTGTACAGAACCTGGTGATTTAGTTCTCGATCCATTTGCAGGTTCAAATACTACAGGACGAGTAGCGGAAACCCTCGATCGCCGTTGGTTAGCTTTTGAATTAGATCAAAATTATATTAAAGCATCGCAGTTTCGATTTGAAGAAGATGCCCCATTGGTTGTTACTCCATTAAAAGAGAGAAAAGTTCTGAAAGCCAAAGCGCTGGCTTTAGCCCCTGATTATATTGACAAATCATCTACAATAGACGAGCAAAATAGTTATATCCAATTAGACTTATTTCAATCACATAATAACAATATGGCAGATCAAAAACTAAAGTTTACCTACGGGCATCAGTTTGAACCTAAAACGATGAATTTACCGGAATTAGTGCAACTCTGTGTAAATTGCCAACCCGATCGCCGTCTCTTACAGGCTGAAATTGCCAAGCGTTATTATTCTAGTCACTCAACGCAAAATGATTTACAGCAAGGGGAAAATCGCAGCAAACTTGCGATGAATACATTTCTTTCTCTTCGTGCTTACAAGTTAGTTGAGTCGATTAATGATGATGATTGGCAGTACCAAGTAACAGATCTTGCTAATGAAATATTAGCTTATCAGAGCGATGCTGATGAAGCAGCTACAATTTTTGCTCGTCACATTCTGACTAACTTAACTGGAATGTCTTTGCTGAAAGCAGTGGAAGCAATTAACAGTAGAGGCGATAAACCAAAATTGGATTTAATTGGTTACGAACTTCAAGAGATGGGGTATTCTCTCTCTCCCAACGCCATCTATGTTAGCACTATGCGGCAATGGTTACAAGAAGCAGGGGTATTTGAGAAAACATACGAAATTAATTGGGATCGAGTCTATGACATCCTAGAACTTGATAAAGACTATATCGATGAGATTTATACTCTCACTTCAGAGCAAAAGTATTTTCTATTGGCAATGCTCCAGATGAGCATTATAGAGCTAACCAAGTGGAATGACATTGCTAACTATGCGGTGAGTGTTTATAAAGTACGGTTCCCCTCAAAGTCATTTGTTAAGGATATTATTCAACCTTTAGTAGAAGTAGGTTTAATTGAAACTGAGAAAACTACGGGTGGACGTGGTGCTAAACCCAATCTGGTTAAGCTGACTGAAAAAGCACAGCGTGAATTACTGTCTAAATTGTTAGAGTCTATTGCAGACATAACAGAAATTTCCCAAACTGAACTAAATCGAAGTTTTGAAGATGTTGTCAATGATTTAGATCATGCAGATAAACATATTAAAGGCAAAGCACTAGAATTGCTAGCAATTTGGATGATTCGTTTGACGAGTCTTCGATTCACAAAATGGCGCAAACGGGACTATGAAACTGGACAAGGGGAAGTAGATGTTTTAGCTGCATCGGATCGCTTTGTTTATCACCGTTGGCAAATTCAGTGCAAAAACACCAAACGAGTAGATGTTGAGGTGTTAGCTAAAGAAGTAGGCATGACTTTTGTAACTGGCGCTGATGTAGTGATGATTGTGACTACTGGTGAGTTTACTAGAGATGCTTTCCAGTACGCTTATCGCATGATGGAAGTATCCCGTTACTATATGGTGCTGATTCAAAAAGAGGATATTGAGGCTATTAAAGAAGATAGAACTAATATTATCAAGATTCTCGATCGCCGCGCACGGCGTGTATTTGCCAAGAAGGAACTAGGATTAACTGATGATGCAGTTGATGAGATTGAAATTGAAGAGGATTCACTTACAGAGTTTGATGGAGCATTTGAAGAGGAATAG
- a CDS encoding type I restriction endonuclease, producing MTDRQKPNKPLFSQHYLDHRLKESPEWQVDVAAEFQKLKNLYISKKALLSTLSEAQTEEVFIKPALDLLGFSHIPQVTTRGKGRAERPDYALFNSENDRDAAYPLQSNETAFYGRVIAIAEAKYWERPLSKVSKNDNRDFYKNTNPSFQIASYLTGTGVDWGILTNGREWRLYYRQASSTATEFYQVDLVELLEAEDLDKFKYFLLFFRQEAFVKDSQGRNFLERVRDGSTTYATRVGNELKALVFDRIFPDLAGGFVADATRRGEAVTSEQ from the coding sequence GTGACAGATAGACAAAAACCAAACAAACCGCTATTTTCACAGCATTATCTGGATCATCGGCTTAAGGAATCCCCGGAATGGCAAGTGGATGTGGCTGCCGAGTTTCAAAAGTTAAAAAATCTTTATATTTCCAAAAAAGCTCTGTTGTCAACGCTGAGTGAAGCGCAAACAGAGGAAGTATTTATTAAACCTGCGTTGGATCTTCTGGGGTTTAGCCACATTCCCCAGGTGACGACTCGCGGTAAAGGTAGGGCAGAACGTCCAGATTATGCTTTATTTAATAGTGAAAATGATCGTGATGCTGCTTATCCTTTACAAAGTAATGAGACTGCGTTTTATGGGCGGGTAATTGCGATCGCAGAAGCAAAATACTGGGAACGTCCGTTAAGCAAGGTTTCTAAGAATGATAACCGCGATTTTTATAAGAATACTAACCCATCTTTTCAGATTGCTAGCTATCTCACGGGAACGGGGGTAGATTGGGGAATTTTAACCAATGGGAGAGAGTGGCGGTTATATTATCGACAAGCTTCTTCCACAGCAACAGAGTTTTATCAAGTGGATTTGGTGGAACTTCTGGAAGCAGAAGATTTAGACAAGTTTAAATATTTTTTGCTATTCTTTCGCCAAGAAGCATTCGTTAAAGATTCCCAAGGACGCAATTTTTTAGAACGGGTACGCGATGGTAGCACAACTTATGCGACGCGAGTGGGGAATGAGTTAAAAGCGTTGGTGTTCGATCGCATTTTTCCCGATTTGGCGGGAGGATTTGTCGCAGATGCTACCCGACGCGGGGAAGCGGTGACATCGGAACAATGA
- a CDS encoding phosphotransferase family protein, with protein MINKRIFDCYTIIPHITESKVLVCRVKDGWSLPHFVPAKNHFAHVGLVNQAMQEQLGIDVTTLCCVYNDLDTDLDRVNRVFVLENHNPDWNPPAEARWIGKYELDNLALTVPVHCDVLKAWFNEVEDSKISTQRVPWARIGWFEKATIWIDEQLNSLGISVISPIEQLRSWGVSCVMRVTTTAGNIYFKATPDVLGKEFLFTQTLAEYYPANFPKILAVEPEQHWILMLDFGGRILSEVTDVLDWEKALRLYAHIQIESVQHVDNLIRLGWPDRRLKTLSYFIELMLNDTEALLAGDFIIIEESDIDELRALIPQFKGMCDALASYNLPQTLVHGDFWAKNVVVTDNNYIYFDWPTSAVAHPFFDIVNFLYIEKYVPDIPDVRTRLRNAYLESWTTYEPMERLIEAFELSKTLGMLYQAITYYWIVSHLEELARWEMEVAVPLCLEKLLQRFSDE; from the coding sequence ATGATTAATAAAAGAATATTTGATTGCTACACGATTATTCCCCATATAACCGAGTCCAAGGTGTTGGTGTGTCGGGTTAAAGATGGTTGGTCTTTACCACATTTCGTGCCTGCAAAAAATCATTTTGCTCATGTTGGTCTGGTCAACCAAGCTATGCAGGAGCAGTTGGGGATTGATGTAACAACGCTGTGCTGCGTCTACAATGACTTGGATACTGACCTCGATCGCGTAAACCGAGTTTTTGTCCTTGAAAATCACAATCCCGACTGGAACCCACCTGCTGAGGCTCGTTGGATTGGTAAGTACGAACTGGATAATCTGGCGCTAACGGTGCCAGTGCATTGTGATGTGCTGAAAGCTTGGTTTAATGAGGTTGAGGATTCTAAAATTAGCACACAGCGAGTTCCTTGGGCAAGAATTGGCTGGTTTGAAAAGGCAACAATTTGGATTGACGAACAACTAAATAGTCTTGGCATAAGTGTTATTTCTCCTATTGAGCAATTAAGATCTTGGGGTGTTTCCTGCGTGATGCGGGTAACTACGACTGCGGGAAATATTTACTTCAAAGCTACGCCAGATGTATTAGGTAAAGAATTCTTATTCACGCAAACTTTAGCTGAATATTATCCAGCAAATTTCCCCAAAATATTAGCTGTGGAACCAGAACAGCACTGGATTTTGATGCTGGATTTCGGTGGAAGGATTTTGTCAGAAGTTACAGATGTCCTTGATTGGGAGAAAGCGTTGCGCTTATATGCCCACATTCAGATAGAATCTGTTCAGCACGTTGATAATTTGATAAGGTTGGGTTGGCCCGATCGTCGTCTAAAAACGCTATCATATTTCATTGAGTTGATGTTAAATGATACCGAGGCATTGCTGGCAGGAGATTTTATAATTATTGAAGAAAGTGATATTGATGAACTGCGTGCTTTGATTCCCCAATTTAAGGGAATGTGCGACGCATTGGCAAGTTACAATCTGCCGCAAACGCTGGTACATGGGGATTTTTGGGCAAAAAATGTCGTTGTAACCGATAATAATTATATTTATTTTGATTGGCCGACTAGCGCCGTAGCGCATCCTTTTTTCGATATCGTTAACTTTTTGTATATTGAAAAATACGTTCCCGATATTCCCGATGTACGTACTCGCCTCCGCAATGCTTATCTGGAATCGTGGACAACTTACGAACCGATGGAACGTTTGATTGAAGCTTTTGAGTTATCGAAAACGTTGGGAATGTTGTATCAGGCGATAACTTATTACTGGATAGTTTCCCATTTAGAAGAATTAGCTAGATGGGAGATGGAAGTTGCAGTACCTTTGTGTTTGGAAAAGCTGTTACAGCGCTTTTCTGATGAGTAG
- the proC gene encoding pyrroline-5-carboxylate reductase → MTIKFGIIGGGVMGEALLSRLINQQIYLPSEILVSEPQAQRRSLLAQQYQVAVTSDNKEVVRAAEVLFLAIKPQVFDSVAAELVEDGVVVEGHLVISIMAGVPLNKLEWAFPGQPVIRAMPNTPATVGAGMTAIAPGNHVQLGHLERARGIFQAVGEVVEVPETMLDAVTGLSGSGPGYVAILVEALTDGGVAAGLPRAIASQLALQTVLGTAQLLKETGMHPAELKDKVTSPGGTTIAGIAELERLGFRSALIEAVKKAYRRSKELGS, encoded by the coding sequence ATGACTATAAAATTTGGCATCATCGGTGGCGGGGTAATGGGAGAAGCTCTCTTATCCCGCTTAATTAATCAACAAATATATCTACCGTCAGAAATTCTGGTCAGCGAACCCCAGGCGCAGCGCCGCAGTTTGTTGGCCCAGCAATACCAGGTCGCAGTCACTTCTGACAATAAGGAAGTGGTAAGGGCAGCCGAAGTGCTATTTTTGGCAATTAAGCCGCAAGTGTTTGACAGCGTAGCGGCAGAGTTGGTAGAAGATGGGGTTGTTGTAGAAGGGCATCTGGTGATTTCGATTATGGCTGGCGTTCCCTTGAATAAGTTGGAATGGGCTTTTCCGGGACAGCCGGTGATTCGGGCGATGCCGAATACGCCCGCAACGGTGGGCGCTGGGATGACTGCGATCGCACCAGGCAATCATGTACAGCTGGGTCACCTAGAACGGGCGCGCGGCATCTTCCAAGCTGTGGGAGAGGTGGTGGAAGTGCCAGAAACTATGCTGGATGCGGTGACGGGGTTATCGGGATCTGGGCCGGGTTACGTGGCGATCCTCGTAGAAGCGCTTACCGATGGAGGGGTGGCGGCGGGGTTGCCAAGAGCGATCGCATCTCAGTTAGCGCTGCAAACCGTTCTCGGCACCGCTCAACTGCTTAAAGAAACGGGTATGCACCCAGCAGAACTCAAGGACAAGGTTACCAGTCCTGGCGGTACAACTATTGCTGGTATTGCTGAATTAGAACGTCTTGGTTTTCGATCGGCTTTGATTGAAGCGGTTAAAAAGGCTTATCGGCGATCGAAAGAACTTGGCAGTTAG
- a CDS encoding cell division protein SepF: MNNIFTKLKDFVGLNEPVEYEYDDYDDADERNNYQNLYPEETAQPATEEDRRQRRRMRDRITVAPETAIPSPMNNVIGMPGVSNNFSEVVVMEPRTFEEMPQAIQALRERKSVVLNLTMMDPDQAQRAVDFIAGGTYAIDGHQERIGESIFLFTPNCVQVSTQSGVVHEVPQPQVRVPRPATTAPSWATDQRIVQSI; this comes from the coding sequence GTGAATAATATTTTTACCAAGCTCAAAGATTTCGTTGGCCTCAACGAGCCAGTCGAATACGAGTACGACGATTACGACGATGCGGACGAGCGGAATAACTACCAAAACCTCTACCCAGAGGAAACTGCTCAACCCGCCACCGAAGAAGACCGCCGTCAGCGCCGCCGGATGCGCGATCGCATCACCGTAGCACCAGAAACCGCAATACCATCCCCAATGAATAACGTGATTGGAATGCCGGGAGTTAGCAACAACTTTTCGGAAGTTGTGGTAATGGAACCCCGCACCTTTGAAGAAATGCCTCAAGCAATTCAAGCTTTGCGGGAACGGAAATCGGTGGTGTTGAACCTGACGATGATGGACCCCGACCAGGCCCAACGTGCGGTAGACTTTATCGCGGGTGGCACTTATGCGATCGACGGTCACCAAGAACGCATTGGCGAAAGTATCTTCCTGTTTACGCCTAACTGCGTCCAGGTGAGTACCCAATCGGGTGTCGTTCACGAAGTTCCTCAACCCCAAGTGCGCGTCCCTCGTCCAGCGACTACGGCCCCCTCCTGGGCAACGGATCAGCGGATCGTTCAATCGATCTAG
- a CDS encoding YggS family pyridoxal phosphate-dependent enzyme, producing the protein MTRSHLSDALASRISLLRQQLPESVRLIAVTKQVSVDAMRSAYAAGIRDFGESRVQEAEAKQSQLQDLPDITWHLIGHLQTNKAKKALEHFQWIHSLDSLKLAQQLDNLAGSLSKQPQVCLQVKLLPDPNKYGWTVPELLADLPVLDRCQHIQILGLMTIPPLDLDEEEILAFFQSTRELAEKIQQQNWSRIQMQHLSMGMSDDYHLAVQAGATMVRLGTTLFGERHKE; encoded by the coding sequence ATGACCCGCTCCCACTTATCTGATGCTCTAGCGTCTCGGATTAGCCTCCTTCGCCAACAGCTACCGGAATCTGTCCGCTTGATTGCCGTCACCAAGCAGGTGTCGGTAGATGCAATGCGTTCTGCCTATGCTGCCGGAATACGAGATTTTGGCGAAAGCCGCGTGCAAGAAGCCGAAGCCAAACAGTCCCAGCTGCAAGATTTACCGGATATCACCTGGCACCTAATCGGACATCTTCAAACCAATAAAGCTAAAAAAGCCTTGGAGCATTTTCAGTGGATTCATTCTTTAGATAGTTTAAAATTAGCCCAGCAATTGGATAACTTGGCGGGATCGCTATCCAAACAGCCGCAAGTTTGCCTCCAGGTCAAACTTTTACCCGATCCCAACAAATACGGTTGGACAGTACCCGAACTGCTAGCCGATCTACCCGTACTCGATCGGTGCCAACATATACAAATACTTGGGTTGATGACCATTCCTCCGCTAGATTTGGATGAAGAGGAAATTCTGGCATTTTTTCAAAGTACCCGCGAACTGGCGGAAAAAATCCAGCAGCAAAATTGGTCGCGCATTCAAATGCAGCACCTTTCAATGGGTATGTCCGACGATTACCACCTGGCAGTGCAAGCGGGTGCGACGATGGTACGCTTGGGCACAACTCTGTTTGGGGAAAGACACAAAGAGTGA
- the pipX gene encoding transcriptional coactivator PipX, with the protein MNENPETYLNHPTFGLLYRVCVLEEHKELFTTLYAQRLFFLVMTTPAGITCEPITRSDSRLLVENRLRSLRRSGQSQEYDKLMVIHHRTFQ; encoded by the coding sequence ATGAATGAAAACCCAGAAACTTACCTAAATCATCCTACGTTTGGTTTGCTATACCGGGTGTGCGTACTTGAAGAACACAAGGAATTATTCACCACACTCTACGCTCAACGTCTGTTTTTTTTAGTGATGACTACACCGGCTGGCATCACTTGCGAGCCGATTACCCGTTCGGATTCTCGCCTTTTGGTAGAAAATCGCCTGCGATCGCTGCGTCGCAGCGGTCAATCTCAGGAGTACGATAAGCTCATGGTCATTCATCATCGCACATTTCAATGA
- a CDS encoding energy-coupling factor transporter transmembrane component T family protein — protein sequence MDLLRSLPLGLYLEEPTTWLHKLDPRVKLGWLMSFLFAPILANPSSRIALSVLLILITLTARIPLRVWRQQMVWLLILSVFVFFLSAVAPDGMAVSYQPRRPADEMAFVNPQPGSGGAGERGSGGVGERGSGGVGEWGSGGVGEQKNFLSAIANLKSQGYSYIVLKQGPITITRRSLDLAIRVSTLLFTLIYSTNLYLLTTAPEEITAGIESLMRPLRRFNWPVTEIVLTLTLSLRFIPLVLEEVQNLVRSVWTRAINWKKLGLRRAIRLWMTIAERLLKNLLLRADQIASAMKVRGFTSPDRHRVEWSQLRLRKSDWLAMATLAVFWGVRLIWGNGEL from the coding sequence ATGGATTTATTGCGATCGCTACCTCTAGGGCTTTACCTCGAAGAACCAACCACTTGGCTGCACAAGCTCGATCCGCGAGTCAAGCTGGGCTGGTTGATGAGTTTTCTGTTTGCGCCCATTCTGGCAAATCCCTCTAGCCGAATCGCCCTGTCAGTATTGCTGATTTTGATTACGCTGACAGCCAGAATTCCGTTGCGGGTGTGGCGTCAGCAAATGGTTTGGTTGCTGATCCTCAGTGTATTTGTTTTCTTCTTGAGCGCTGTAGCCCCTGATGGAATGGCAGTAAGTTATCAGCCGCGACGACCAGCAGATGAGATGGCTTTTGTCAACCCTCAGCCAGGGAGCGGGGGAGCGGGGGAGCGGGGGAGTGGGGGAGTGGGGGAGCGGGGGAGCGGGGGAGTGGGGGAGTGGGGGAGTGGGGGAGTGGGGGAGCAGAAGAATTTCTTATCGGCGATCGCCAATCTCAAATCCCAAGGCTACAGTTACATAGTATTGAAACAGGGGCCGATTACAATTACCCGCAGATCTTTAGATTTGGCAATTCGCGTCAGTACCTTACTATTTACGCTGATTTACAGCACTAACTTGTACCTGCTCACAACTGCTCCAGAGGAAATAACTGCTGGGATTGAAAGCTTAATGCGACCTCTGCGCCGATTCAATTGGCCGGTGACAGAAATTGTGCTAACTTTAACGTTATCTTTGCGCTTCATTCCCTTAGTCTTAGAAGAAGTGCAAAACCTAGTCCGCTCAGTGTGGACAAGGGCAATCAATTGGAAAAAGCTAGGTTTGCGGAGAGCGATTAGACTGTGGATGACGATCGCTGAGCGACTGCTGAAAAATCTGCTCCTGCGAGCCGATCAAATCGCCAGCGCTATGAAAGTACGCGGTTTTACCAGTCCCGATCGACATCGCGTAGAGTGGAGTCAGTTGCGTCTGAGGAAAAGTGACTGGCTTGCTATGGCAACTTTAGCGGTATTCTGGGGAGTGCGGTTGATTTGGGGTAATGGCGAACTGTGA